In Microbacterium sp. SLBN-146, one genomic interval encodes:
- a CDS encoding DUF2277 domain-containing protein, with amino-acid sequence MCRSIHTLHNFEPAATSEEIHAAALQYVRKIAGTTKPSKVNQEAFDRAVHEISHATQHLLDALVTNAPPKNREEEAAKGKARAIKAGRYAA; translated from the coding sequence ATGTGCCGCAGCATCCACACTCTCCACAACTTCGAGCCGGCCGCGACGTCCGAGGAGATCCACGCCGCCGCCCTGCAGTACGTCCGCAAGATCGCGGGCACGACGAAGCCGTCGAAGGTCAATCAGGAGGCCTTCGACCGCGCCGTCCACGAGATCTCGCACGCGACGCAGCACCTCCTCGACGCGCTCGTGACGAACGCGCCGCCGAAGAACCGCGAAGAAGAGGCGGCCAAGGGCAAGGCCCGCGCCATCAAGGCCGGCCGCTACGCCGCCTGA
- a CDS encoding GuaB3 family IMP dehydrogenase-related protein, producing the protein MDIELGRAKRARRAYTFDDIAVVPSRRTRNPEDVSTTWSIDAFSFDIPVLGAPMDSVVSPRTAIMLGQLGGLGVLDLEGLWTRYDDPEPLLAEIAGMDKGDATGRMQELYTEPIKPELVRDRLAEIRAAGVTVAGALTPQRTQDLYETVVAAGVDLFVIRGTTVSAEHVSSVDQPLNLKKFIYDLDVPVIVGGAATYTAALHLMRTGAAGVLVGFGGGAASTTRATLGLHAPMATAVADVAGARRDYLDESGGRYVHVIADGGVGTSGDIVKALAMGADAVMLGVALARATDAPGQGYHWGPEAHHARLPRGRRVRVEQVAPLEEILYGPAPVADGTANLIGALRKSMATTGYSDLKEFQRVEVVVAPYSTR; encoded by the coding sequence ATGGACATCGAACTCGGTCGCGCCAAGCGCGCGCGTCGCGCCTACACGTTCGACGACATCGCGGTCGTGCCCTCGCGGCGCACGCGCAATCCGGAAGACGTCTCGACCACGTGGTCGATCGACGCCTTCAGCTTCGACATCCCGGTACTCGGGGCTCCGATGGACTCCGTCGTGAGCCCCCGCACCGCGATCATGCTCGGGCAGCTCGGCGGGCTCGGCGTCCTCGACCTCGAGGGCCTCTGGACCCGCTACGACGACCCCGAGCCCCTGCTCGCCGAGATCGCGGGCATGGACAAGGGCGACGCGACAGGACGGATGCAGGAGCTCTACACCGAGCCGATCAAGCCCGAGCTCGTGCGCGACCGCCTCGCCGAGATCCGCGCGGCCGGTGTCACTGTCGCCGGTGCCCTCACCCCTCAGCGCACGCAGGACCTCTACGAGACCGTCGTCGCGGCCGGTGTCGACCTCTTCGTCATCCGGGGAACGACCGTCTCGGCCGAGCACGTCTCGAGCGTCGACCAGCCGCTCAACCTCAAGAAGTTCATCTACGACCTCGACGTGCCGGTCATCGTGGGCGGCGCCGCCACCTACACGGCCGCCCTCCACCTCATGCGCACCGGCGCGGCGGGCGTGCTCGTCGGCTTCGGCGGGGGAGCGGCATCGACGACACGGGCGACCCTCGGTCTCCACGCTCCGATGGCGACGGCCGTCGCCGATGTCGCCGGCGCGCGTCGCGACTATCTCGATGAGTCGGGTGGCCGCTACGTCCACGTCATCGCCGACGGTGGAGTGGGCACGTCGGGTGACATCGTCAAAGCCCTCGCCATGGGAGCGGATGCCGTCATGCTCGGCGTCGCGCTCGCTCGGGCGACGGATGCGCCTGGTCAGGGATACCACTGGGGTCCGGAAGCGCACCACGCGCGGCTCCCGCGCGGACGCCGCGTTCGCGTCGAGCAGGTCGCGCCGCTCGAGGAGATCCTCTACGGGCCGGCGCCCGTCGCCGACGGCACCGCGAACCTCATCGGGGCTCTCCGCAAGTCGATGGCGACGACGGGCTACTCCGACCTGAAGGAATTCCAGCGCGTCGAGGTGGTCGTCGCGCCGTACAGCACGCGATGA
- a CDS encoding metallophosphoesterase: MTMARHRTFPRLVAGGIAVAVALAGGALVATPAQAASVPAEERYAPIRVPDRITLVPGEDPTTQQVISWRSSTEVKDGFVEFRSLTPAPYPAGVQKTLAQSRVEQTTDLGYTQAIHTATLSALQPGVAYMYRVGDGTNYSEWQDFETASAAADNFSFIYLGDIQNGIHSDASRVVRNAFRDRPNADLVLQIGDLVNDAESDAQWGELYDAFSYTLGTQQFLTTPGNHEYEGRLSQQWQNQFTYPDNGPSGEGEIYDDLEGSVYFTDHQGVRFVSLNSNIVSTEALAIQGAWLDTVLAENPGEWAVVYFHHPVYSLDEGRNNLGIRQAWGPILEKHNVDLVLSGHDHAYGRGNLLANEQNLPEGADPELSHTGPVYVSSSVGSKFYETGPRHWNENDAHLRRLVAGMQTYQVVDVANGTLRFESRTADGSFLDGFTITKKDGKKLVVDGVEPQVIDPGTPAPCLGCEPNPDPTDPTDPEEPTGDFVYEQTAQLDAVMPNSVGGDHTAALPAGVTYDQGRDVLYLGDQNGKKIFEIDPDTDAVLREMTLPENIRDLGIDEENQLLYVGQQNRNWVVVSIADATFGEIVRGPYPIIESQRSIDVDPVNDFVYVAVPARGVEVFRASTGVSLGVINGTADAYYVAADSATGTIVTTKFQGVPGTPDLQAFAANDGFRLLWEKEARAGARQVDIDSEQGLLYVGYTGTGADAGGFSVHSLASGALLADQVGPEFGKDGYGIVVDEEQQRVFVANRDFRLNPPGEELVPYAVTESTRVVAPPAEAYAYEHLTHLDSVMPNSVGGAHTAALPAGVAYHQSRDVLYLGDQNGRKVFEIDPDTDAVLREMTLPENIRDLGVDEEKELLYVGQQNRNWVVVSIADATFGQVVRGPYPIIESQRSMDVDPVNDFVYQAVPARGVEVFRASTGESLGVINGTADAYYVAADPATGTVVTTKFQGVPGTPDLQAFAANDGFRLLWEKEVRAGARQVDIDSERGLLYVGYTGTAADRGGFSVHALETGALLVDQVGPEFGKDGYGITVDEEHQRVFVANRDFRLNPPGEELDAKAVTVSIRTGDDDPTDPTDPTDPTDPTDPTDPTDPVEEPYTATALTAIPTETPEGADEIRPVGSAVDPETGLLYLADEMRPARVHVIDPKTDKVVRTLSAPTTDPVQDGLRDLAFDAATGNITVAFGSNWVVMDAETGAKVAGPFAFSGGVRGLDADFTGGRVFGGLRGSGFEVRDAATGALIRTVDGPADGGAWRTHGVAYDAANDLIYVSNSDAEGSTQGIRVYSSADYALLDTLAIGGADFRSIAVDPATGTVVVGHQGITFDASGASVYRASDLTLVERLSAHKYGNKVYGVSIDPASHMLYVSARDRFPAGIVRVALPAELPKAEEPVEPWIARALAAIPTEATEPEVRPVGSAVDPETGFVYLADEMRPARVHVVDPATDAVVRTISAPTADPVQDGLRDIAYDAANGHLYVAFGSNWVVMDAETGERVRGPFAFTGGVRGMDVDLVNGRVFGAVRGGGFDVMDATTGELIRTVAGPADGGAWSTHGVAYDAVNDRIYVSNSDAAGSTEGIRVYGGADYALLDRLAHPNADFRSIAVDAEAGIVVVGHQGITFDASGASVYSTADLSLVQRLSAHAYGNKVYGVSIDAERDLLYVSARDRFPAGLIQVTLPAAG, from the coding sequence ATGACGATGGCTCGTCATCGCACATTCCCGCGCCTCGTGGCCGGCGGCATCGCTGTCGCCGTCGCCCTGGCGGGTGGCGCGCTCGTCGCGACGCCGGCCCAGGCGGCATCCGTTCCCGCTGAAGAGCGCTACGCACCCATCCGCGTGCCCGACCGCATTACTCTCGTGCCGGGTGAAGACCCGACGACGCAGCAGGTGATCTCGTGGCGTTCATCGACTGAGGTCAAGGATGGTTTCGTCGAGTTCCGCTCGCTCACTCCCGCGCCCTACCCGGCCGGGGTGCAGAAGACGCTCGCGCAGTCGAGGGTCGAGCAGACCACCGATCTCGGTTACACGCAGGCCATTCATACCGCGACACTGTCGGCTCTGCAGCCCGGCGTCGCCTACATGTATCGCGTCGGCGACGGCACGAACTACAGCGAATGGCAGGACTTCGAGACGGCGTCGGCCGCGGCGGACAACTTCTCGTTCATCTATCTGGGTGACATCCAGAACGGCATCCACTCGGATGCGTCGCGCGTGGTGCGCAACGCCTTCCGCGACCGGCCGAACGCCGACCTCGTGCTGCAGATCGGCGACCTCGTGAACGACGCCGAGTCGGATGCGCAGTGGGGTGAGCTGTACGACGCGTTCTCGTACACGCTCGGCACGCAGCAGTTCCTCACGACGCCGGGCAACCACGAATACGAGGGCCGCCTGTCGCAGCAGTGGCAGAACCAGTTCACGTACCCCGACAACGGACCCTCCGGCGAGGGCGAGATCTACGACGACCTCGAAGGATCGGTGTACTTCACCGATCACCAGGGCGTGCGCTTCGTGTCGCTCAACAGCAACATCGTGAGCACCGAGGCGCTCGCGATCCAGGGGGCGTGGCTGGACACCGTCCTCGCCGAGAACCCTGGTGAGTGGGCGGTCGTCTACTTCCACCACCCGGTCTACTCGCTCGACGAGGGCCGCAACAATCTCGGCATCCGTCAGGCGTGGGGACCCATCCTCGAAAAGCACAATGTCGACCTCGTGCTGTCGGGGCACGACCACGCCTACGGGCGGGGCAACCTCCTCGCCAACGAGCAGAACCTGCCCGAGGGTGCGGATCCCGAGCTGAGCCACACGGGGCCCGTCTACGTGTCGTCGAGCGTCGGATCGAAGTTCTACGAGACCGGTCCGCGCCACTGGAACGAGAACGACGCTCATCTGCGCCGCCTCGTCGCCGGGATGCAGACCTACCAGGTCGTCGATGTCGCGAACGGCACTCTGCGGTTCGAGTCGCGCACGGCGGACGGATCGTTCCTCGACGGGTTCACGATCACGAAGAAGGACGGGAAGAAGCTCGTCGTCGACGGCGTCGAGCCCCAGGTCATCGACCCGGGAACGCCTGCTCCCTGCCTCGGCTGCGAGCCCAATCCCGACCCGACCGATCCGACCGATCCCGAGGAGCCGACCGGCGACTTCGTGTACGAGCAGACGGCTCAGCTCGACGCCGTCATGCCCAACAGCGTCGGCGGCGACCACACGGCGGCGCTCCCCGCGGGCGTTACGTACGACCAGGGGCGCGATGTGCTATACCTGGGCGACCAGAACGGGAAGAAGATCTTCGAGATCGATCCCGACACGGATGCCGTGCTGCGCGAGATGACCCTTCCGGAGAACATCCGCGACCTCGGGATCGACGAAGAGAACCAGCTTCTCTATGTCGGCCAGCAGAACCGCAACTGGGTCGTCGTCTCGATCGCCGACGCGACGTTCGGTGAGATCGTGCGCGGACCGTACCCGATCATCGAATCGCAGCGGTCGATCGATGTCGACCCCGTCAACGACTTCGTGTACGTCGCGGTTCCCGCGCGTGGCGTCGAGGTCTTCCGGGCGTCGACGGGCGTGTCGCTCGGTGTCATCAACGGGACGGCGGATGCGTACTACGTCGCGGCCGACTCCGCGACGGGCACGATCGTGACGACGAAGTTCCAGGGTGTTCCGGGTACTCCCGACCTCCAGGCCTTCGCCGCGAACGACGGCTTCCGCCTCCTGTGGGAGAAGGAAGCGCGCGCCGGTGCGCGTCAGGTCGACATCGACAGCGAGCAGGGTCTCCTCTATGTCGGATACACCGGCACGGGCGCGGACGCCGGTGGCTTCTCGGTGCACTCGCTCGCGAGCGGCGCCCTGCTGGCCGACCAGGTCGGACCGGAGTTCGGCAAGGACGGCTACGGCATCGTCGTGGACGAGGAGCAGCAGCGCGTGTTCGTCGCCAACCGCGACTTCCGCCTGAACCCTCCCGGCGAAGAGCTCGTTCCGTACGCCGTCACCGAGAGCACGCGCGTCGTCGCACCGCCGGCGGAGGCGTATGCGTACGAGCACCTGACGCACCTCGACTCGGTCATGCCGAACAGTGTCGGCGGTGCCCACACAGCGGCGCTCCCGGCGGGAGTCGCGTACCACCAGAGTCGCGACGTCCTGTATCTGGGCGACCAGAACGGGCGGAAGGTGTTCGAGATCGATCCGGACACGGATGCCGTGCTGCGTGAGATGACCCTCCCCGAGAACATCCGCGACCTCGGCGTCGACGAGGAGAAGGAGCTTCTCTACGTCGGTCAGCAGAACCGCAACTGGGTCGTCGTGTCGATCGCCGACGCGACATTCGGGCAGGTCGTCCGCGGGCCGTATCCCATCATCGAATCGCAGCGCTCGATGGATGTCGACCCCGTCAACGACTTCGTCTATCAGGCGGTCCCTGCCCGCGGTGTCGAGGTCTTCCGGGCCTCGACGGGTGAGTCGCTCGGTGTCATCAACGGGACGGCGGATGCGTACTACGTCGCCGCCGATCCCGCGACCGGCACCGTCGTGACGACGAAGTTCCAGGGTGTTCCGGGTACTCCCGACCTCCAGGCCTTCGCCGCGAACGACGGCTTCCGCCTCCTCTGGGAGAAGGAAGTGCGCGCGGGTGCCCGCCAGGTCGACATCGACAGCGAACGCGGCCTTCTCTACGTCGGGTACACCGGCACGGCGGCGGATCGCGGCGGCTTCTCGGTGCACGCCCTCGAGACTGGTGCGCTCCTCGTCGACCAGGTCGGACCGGAGTTCGGCAAGGACGGCTATGGCATCACGGTTGATGAGGAGCACCAGCGCGTGTTCGTCGCCAACCGCGACTTCCGCCTGAACCCTCCGGGCGAGGAACTGGACGCGAAGGCTGTGACGGTCAGCATCCGCACGGGTGACGACGACCCGACGGACCCGACCGATCCCACGGACCCGACCGACCCGACCGATCCGACGGACCCGACCGATCCGGTCGAGGAGCCCTACACGGCGACCGCACTCACGGCGATCCCGACCGAGACGCCCGAGGGAGCCGATGAGATCCGTCCCGTCGGCTCGGCGGTGGACCCCGAGACGGGTCTGCTCTACCTCGCCGACGAGATGCGTCCCGCTCGCGTGCACGTCATCGATCCGAAGACCGACAAGGTCGTGCGCACCCTTTCGGCGCCCACGACCGATCCGGTCCAGGACGGACTGCGCGACCTCGCGTTCGACGCCGCGACGGGAAACATCACGGTGGCGTTCGGCAGCAACTGGGTCGTCATGGATGCCGAGACCGGCGCCAAGGTGGCGGGTCCGTTCGCCTTCTCGGGCGGCGTGCGAGGACTCGACGCCGACTTCACGGGCGGTCGTGTGTTCGGCGGACTCCGAGGCTCCGGCTTCGAGGTCCGTGATGCCGCGACGGGCGCTCTCATCCGGACCGTCGACGGTCCCGCCGACGGTGGTGCATGGCGCACGCACGGCGTCGCCTACGACGCGGCGAACGACTTGATCTACGTCAGCAACAGCGACGCAGAGGGATCGACACAGGGCATCCGCGTCTACAGCAGTGCGGACTACGCCCTGCTGGACACGCTCGCCATCGGCGGTGCGGACTTCCGCTCGATCGCGGTCGACCCGGCGACGGGAACGGTCGTGGTCGGTCACCAGGGGATCACGTTCGATGCATCCGGCGCGTCCGTCTACCGTGCGAGCGACCTGACGCTCGTGGAGCGTCTGTCGGCGCACAAGTACGGCAACAAGGTGTACGGAGTCTCGATCGATCCGGCATCCCACATGCTGTACGTCTCGGCGCGCGACCGGTTCCCGGCGGGGATCGTGCGGGTCGCCCTTCCGGCCGAACTGCCCAAGGCGGAGGAGCCGGTCGAGCCGTGGATCGCGCGAGCGCTCGCGGCGATCCCGACGGAGGCGACCGAGCCCGAGGTGCGGCCCGTCGGGTCGGCGGTCGATCCCGAGACCGGGTTCGTCTACCTCGCCGACGAGATGCGCCCCGCGCGCGTCCACGTCGTCGACCCGGCGACGGATGCCGTCGTGCGCACGATCTCCGCTCCCACGGCAGATCCTGTTCAGGACGGCCTGCGCGACATCGCCTACGACGCCGCCAACGGCCACCTCTACGTCGCCTTCGGGAGCAATTGGGTCGTCATGGATGCCGAGACGGGCGAGCGCGTCCGTGGTCCGTTCGCCTTCACGGGCGGCGTGCGCGGGATGGACGTCGACCTCGTCAACGGTCGCGTGTTCGGCGCCGTCCGCGGCGGTGGCTTCGACGTCATGGATGCCACGACGGGCGAGCTCATCCGCACGGTCGCCGGCCCCGCGGACGGCGGAGCGTGGAGCACCCACGGTGTCGCCTACGACGCGGTGAACGACCGGATCTACGTCAGCAACAGCGACGCGGCCGGCTCGACGGAGGGCATCCGGGTCTACGGGGGAGCGGACTACGCGCTCCTCGACCGCCTCGCGCACCCGAACGCGGACTTCCGCTCGATCGCGGTCGACGCGGAAGCCGGCATCGTCGTCGTCGGGCACCAGGGCATCACGTTCGACGCGTCGGGTGCGAGCGTGTACTCGACGGCCGACCTGTCGCTCGTGCAGCGCCTCAGCGCCCACGCGTACGGCAACAAGGTCTACGGCGTCTCCATCGACGCCGAGCGCGACCTGCTGTACGTGTCGGCGCGTGACCGGTTCCCCGCCGGTCTCATCCAGGTGACGCTCCCCGCCGCCGGCTGA
- a CDS encoding TMEM175 family protein, whose protein sequence is MAREQRPVFYSAARVESYTDAVIAIAATLLVLDLTTTALGTVDSDASLWAALGGMWPNFLSFAISFALLSGLWVIHMTQFRLIARADAVLLWLNNGRLLFIVLIPFTTSLVDEYSEYLAGRILLPINFFLATAMGVATWTWAAAKNGHLLKDDAKAEAAAGGSDGLVALACGAVTIVLAPWIGSWAFLAYVFNAPLSAVIRRRGAGRVESTGHSGG, encoded by the coding sequence ATGGCACGCGAGCAGAGACCTGTCTTCTACTCGGCCGCGCGCGTCGAGTCGTACACGGATGCCGTCATCGCGATCGCGGCGACGCTTCTCGTGCTCGACCTCACGACGACGGCGCTCGGCACCGTCGACTCCGATGCATCCCTGTGGGCAGCCCTCGGCGGGATGTGGCCGAACTTCCTCTCGTTCGCCATCAGCTTCGCGCTGCTGAGCGGCCTGTGGGTCATCCACATGACGCAGTTCCGACTCATCGCGCGCGCGGATGCCGTGCTGCTGTGGCTCAACAACGGCCGACTGCTCTTCATCGTGCTGATCCCCTTCACCACGAGCCTCGTCGACGAGTACTCCGAGTACCTCGCGGGCCGCATCCTGCTGCCGATCAACTTCTTCCTCGCGACGGCGATGGGCGTCGCCACGTGGACGTGGGCCGCCGCGAAGAACGGGCACCTGCTCAAGGACGATGCCAAGGCGGAAGCTGCCGCGGGGGGAAGCGACGGACTCGTCGCGCTCGCGTGCGGCGCGGTGACGATCGTCCTGGCCCCCTGGATCGGATCGTGGGCGTTCCTCGCCTACGTCTTCAACGCGCCGCTCTCTGCGGTGATCCGACGACGTGGTGCGGGGCGGGTCGAGTCGACCGGGCATTCCGGGGGCTGA
- a CDS encoding SURF1 family protein, translated as MSDVSAPEEPPEVFPPTLREVMLRPQWIAMLLLCLVVAGVFAWLGQWQLGRAIDTNPAPPGATEDVRPLADVAGPGEYLPEPLVGQRVEVSGSWVPGDFLIVESRFNDGVEGYWVTGQLRIADVLVPTSVAVAIGWAPTLDAAESAAAELDDEAGAPVTVTGRLISDEGPFVPGRGADPFAMSRMSPAALLSRWHDTEGLDVYRSYIASQTAAASLDDISSPPPAEQNPVNWLNIFYAAEWAVFAGFAFYLWYRLAKDAWEKELEDLEDEAAASS; from the coding sequence ATGTCTGACGTGTCCGCGCCGGAGGAACCGCCCGAGGTCTTTCCGCCGACGCTGCGCGAGGTCATGCTGCGGCCGCAGTGGATCGCGATGCTGCTGCTGTGTCTCGTCGTCGCGGGTGTCTTCGCGTGGCTCGGGCAGTGGCAGCTCGGGCGGGCGATCGACACGAACCCCGCGCCGCCGGGGGCGACGGAGGACGTCCGTCCTCTCGCCGACGTGGCCGGCCCGGGCGAGTACCTCCCGGAGCCGCTCGTCGGTCAGCGCGTCGAGGTGTCGGGCTCGTGGGTTCCCGGCGACTTCCTCATCGTCGAGTCCCGCTTCAACGACGGCGTCGAGGGCTACTGGGTGACCGGGCAGTTGCGGATCGCCGACGTCCTCGTCCCGACCTCGGTCGCGGTCGCGATCGGATGGGCGCCGACGCTCGACGCGGCGGAGTCGGCTGCCGCAGAACTCGACGACGAGGCCGGCGCACCCGTCACGGTGACGGGTCGCCTGATCTCCGACGAAGGTCCCTTCGTCCCCGGACGCGGCGCCGATCCCTTCGCGATGAGCCGGATGTCACCGGCCGCTCTGCTGAGCAGATGGCACGACACCGAGGGGCTCGACGTCTACCGCTCCTACATCGCGTCGCAGACCGCGGCGGCATCCCTCGACGACATCTCATCGCCGCCGCCCGCCGAGCAGAACCCCGTCAACTGGCTCAACATCTTCTACGCCGCCGAGTGGGCCGTCTTCGCGGGCTTCGCCTTCTACCTCTGGTACCGCCTTGCCAAGGACGCGTGGGAGAAGGAGCTCGAAGACCTCGAAGACGAAGCCGCCGCGAGTTCCTGA
- a CDS encoding fibronectin type III domain-containing protein: MPRFGRPAMITAAATVAILGLTSMAGGVAVAASTPGGGLAPPAIDPAIVHTPTAVPDRVILTPTVTPETSQSVTWRTSDAVTTPQVQWALSGPSVISGQQTVTATSTIEFEANLGYDVAHHTARIEGLEPDTTYVYRVGDGETWSEWLEFTTAADAVGGFSFLAQGDAQNDNKAYTSRAFRAAFEARPYARAVVHAGDLIDTETSDSEWGEWHEAAAFANQYLNVIASTGNHEYYPGPDLSRYWGAQFAYPLNGPEGQPTLAETVYFVDYQGVRFISLDSMQAMNTANRAAQTAWLEGVLADNPNEWTVVTFHHPIFSVTSGRDNAGLRESWLPIFEKYDVDLVVQGHDHAYGRGNLIANEQDLPEGVDPETSHTGPVYLVSVAGPKMYVPDPAETNNWITNGANLRVMGRDVQLFQTVDVTDDGRMHLEARTVDGALFDSFTITKTADGKVVTDDVAWAGGPGSTREGIAPPALPTDPTDPTDPTDPTDPTDPTDPGEEQPTLSLSDTSVAPGGQLTVSGAGFGGGERVAVELHSTPVTLALSTATDTGAISATVTIPQDTAPGEHSIVVRGLESGLTARVDIVVTRAPGAPTAALPATGGALPIGLIALGALLTAGGGIVLSRTFLRNRKAA, encoded by the coding sequence GTGCCCCGATTCGGCCGTCCCGCGATGATCACGGCAGCAGCAACTGTCGCGATCCTCGGTCTGACCAGCATGGCGGGGGGTGTCGCCGTTGCGGCGTCCACCCCCGGAGGCGGCCTGGCGCCACCCGCCATCGATCCCGCCATCGTTCACACTCCGACGGCGGTTCCCGATCGCGTCATCCTGACGCCGACGGTGACCCCGGAGACCAGCCAGTCGGTGACGTGGCGCACGTCGGATGCCGTCACCACCCCGCAGGTGCAGTGGGCGCTGAGCGGCCCGAGTGTCATCTCGGGTCAGCAGACCGTGACGGCGACATCGACGATCGAGTTCGAGGCGAACCTCGGCTACGACGTCGCGCACCACACCGCGAGGATCGAGGGACTCGAACCCGACACGACATACGTGTATCGGGTCGGCGACGGTGAGACCTGGTCGGAATGGCTCGAGTTCACCACCGCGGCAGACGCCGTCGGAGGGTTCAGCTTCCTCGCCCAGGGCGACGCGCAGAACGACAACAAGGCGTACACGTCGCGCGCGTTCCGAGCGGCGTTCGAGGCGCGCCCCTACGCACGTGCCGTCGTGCACGCGGGCGACCTCATCGACACCGAGACGAGCGACTCCGAATGGGGCGAGTGGCACGAGGCTGCCGCTTTCGCCAATCAGTACCTCAACGTGATCGCCTCGACGGGCAACCACGAGTACTACCCGGGTCCTGACCTTTCGCGGTACTGGGGCGCCCAGTTCGCGTATCCCCTGAACGGACCGGAGGGGCAGCCGACGCTTGCCGAGACGGTCTATTTCGTGGACTACCAGGGCGTGCGCTTCATCAGCCTCGACAGCATGCAAGCCATGAACACGGCGAACCGCGCGGCCCAGACGGCGTGGCTCGAAGGCGTCCTCGCCGACAACCCGAATGAGTGGACGGTCGTCACGTTCCACCACCCGATCTTCTCGGTCACGAGCGGTCGCGACAACGCCGGGCTCCGGGAGTCGTGGCTTCCGATCTTCGAGAAGTACGACGTCGACCTCGTTGTCCAGGGTCACGATCACGCCTACGGTCGCGGAAACCTGATCGCCAACGAGCAGGATCTCCCCGAGGGGGTCGACCCCGAGACGAGCCACACGGGTCCCGTCTACCTCGTGAGCGTCGCGGGGCCGAAGATGTACGTGCCCGATCCCGCCGAGACCAACAACTGGATCACGAACGGCGCGAACCTCCGCGTCATGGGACGTGACGTGCAGCTCTTCCAAACCGTCGACGTCACCGATGACGGGCGTATGCACCTCGAAGCGCGCACGGTCGACGGCGCGCTGTTCGATTCCTTCACCATCACAAAGACCGCCGACGGCAAGGTCGTGACGGATGACGTGGCGTGGGCCGGCGGTCCCGGTTCGACGCGCGAGGGCATCGCGCCTCCCGCGCTGCCGACGGACCCCACCGATCCCACGGACCCGACCGATCCGACGGATCCCACCGACCCGACCGATCCGGGCGAGGAACAGCCGACCCTGTCGCTCAGCGACACGTCGGTCGCTCCCGGTGGGCAGCTGACCGTATCGGGTGCCGGGTTCGGCGGGGGTGAGCGCGTCGCCGTCGAGTTGCACTCGACCCCCGTGACGCTCGCGCTGTCGACCGCGACCGACACCGGCGCGATCTCGGCAACCGTCACGATCCCTCAGGACACGGCGCCCGGTGAACACTCGATCGTCGTGCGCGGCCTCGAGTCCGGGCTGACGGCTCGCGTCGACATCGTCGTGACCCGCGCACCCGGTGCCCCCACCGCCGCGCTCCCCGCCACGGGCGGCGCGCTGCCGATCGGCCTCATCGCCCTCGGCGCCCTCCTCACCGCGGGCGGCGGCATCGTCCTTTCCCGCACGTTCCTCCGCAACCGAAAGGCGGCATGA